In Bythopirellula goksoeyrii, a single window of DNA contains:
- a CDS encoding PQQ-dependent sugar dehydrogenase produces the protein MGGTRWILVFLIGQMSICLEAAAALPARNPLDASIPKFDWSMELQDVVSIPNSNNQAPRLEFLTGGGAPGLAYVLDQRGKIYSFDTGAGSPTPVTFLDLTTAVPAFRDGFQQGLRGLAFHPDFNNSGTDGYRKFYTSHSRTAFGGPLVGNPVIFGAPSPPGVDHDSIVGEWTVNANGTVDTSSYRELLYVGQTNSDHNIAQIGFNPNASSGEPDFGKLYIALGDGGGPQDPFNLAQNLSQPLGSYLRIDPLAAGANPFSVPGDNPFRTSNDPATARNLIWANGLRNAHRFTFDTAGDGKMLITDIGQGSIEEINLGVAGANYGWDLREGTFLTTGNPNEVDNLPANHTTDGFTYPVAQYDHINNLVNGSVAIVGGSVYRGTQVPQLTGLYLFGEFATNSGPIFAVDVDELFQRDDFTNLTNLNNGHLAPFAEVQLTSGGVEKTLLQIIADETGQNESRTDLRFGVGPDGEIYVLNKHDGVVRKIVSVSGILDGDADRDGDVDGRDFLTWQRNFGKSGDWSDGDFNASGMVDQADLALWQAEYGNSAALASSRSVPEPTIISSCLIALMVASLSRKLLV, from the coding sequence ATGGGCGGAACTCGATGGATCTTGGTGTTTCTTATTGGGCAAATGTCCATTTGTTTAGAAGCGGCAGCAGCTCTGCCCGCTCGCAATCCGCTCGACGCAAGCATTCCCAAGTTTGACTGGTCGATGGAACTGCAAGACGTCGTCTCGATCCCCAACAGCAACAATCAAGCGCCGCGCCTGGAATTCCTCACCGGGGGAGGTGCCCCTGGGCTGGCCTACGTGCTTGACCAGCGCGGGAAGATCTACTCGTTCGACACTGGCGCAGGAAGTCCCACTCCCGTGACTTTCTTGGATCTCACCACTGCCGTTCCGGCTTTCCGTGATGGCTTTCAGCAAGGTTTGCGAGGCTTGGCATTCCATCCGGACTTCAACAATTCAGGCACCGATGGTTATCGCAAGTTCTACACTTCACACAGTCGCACAGCTTTTGGCGGGCCGTTAGTCGGCAATCCAGTCATCTTTGGTGCACCCTCTCCACCCGGCGTCGACCATGATTCGATCGTTGGCGAGTGGACCGTCAACGCCAATGGCACCGTCGACACCAGTTCCTATCGAGAATTGCTCTATGTCGGTCAAACTAACAGTGATCACAATATTGCCCAGATCGGATTCAACCCCAATGCTAGCTCAGGCGAGCCCGATTTCGGCAAGCTCTACATTGCCTTAGGAGATGGCGGCGGTCCGCAGGACCCCTTCAATCTTGCTCAAAATCTCTCCCAACCACTCGGTTCCTATCTGCGTATTGATCCGCTGGCCGCGGGAGCCAACCCATTCTCGGTCCCTGGCGACAACCCCTTTCGCACCAGCAATGATCCAGCAACCGCGCGAAACTTGATTTGGGCCAATGGTCTTCGCAATGCCCACCGGTTCACCTTCGATACGGCGGGCGACGGCAAAATGCTTATCACCGACATCGGTCAGGGAAGTATCGAAGAAATCAACTTGGGCGTCGCGGGAGCAAATTATGGCTGGGACCTACGAGAGGGTACGTTTCTTACAACAGGCAATCCCAACGAAGTGGACAACCTACCAGCCAACCACACGACTGACGGCTTCACCTACCCCGTCGCTCAGTACGACCACATAAACAATCTGGTCAACGGCAGCGTGGCGATCGTCGGTGGCTCCGTCTACCGTGGCACCCAGGTGCCACAACTTACAGGACTTTATCTCTTTGGAGAGTTCGCCACGAACTCCGGACCGATCTTCGCCGTGGACGTCGACGAACTTTTCCAGCGCGATGATTTTACCAATCTCACGAATCTCAACAACGGGCACCTGGCACCGTTTGCCGAGGTTCAGCTCACCAGTGGCGGGGTCGAGAAAACCCTCTTGCAAATCATTGCTGATGAGACGGGACAAAATGAGTCACGAACTGACCTTCGCTTCGGAGTCGGTCCCGATGGTGAAATCTATGTTCTCAACAAACACGATGGTGTCGTTAGAAAGATAGTCAGCGTCTCGGGCATTCTTGATGGCGATGCCGATCGCGATGGCGACGTCGACGGACGTGACTTCCTGACCTGGCAACGCAACTTCGGCAAGAGTGGCGACTGGAGCGATGGTGACTTCAATGCCAGTGGCATGGTCGACCAGGCAGACCTCGCCCTCTGGCAAGCGGAATACGGCAACTCTGCTGCCCTAGCGTCGTCGCGATCAGTCCCCGAGCCAACAATCATCTCGTCCTGTTTGATCGCTCTCATGGTCGCAAGTCTGTCGCGCAAGCTCTTAGTTTAA
- a CDS encoding DUF1501 domain-containing protein yields the protein MSICSMPVVSRRDFFAKCGMGMGGLMLSGLQSESALAAADQLATRTPHFAGKAKHVIHLFMNGGPSHLDTFDPKPILNKYAGKPLPYENLKSERPTGGVLASPFKFNRYGESGIEVSELFPHVAERIDDISVVRSMYADVPNHEPSLMLMNCGDGRLIRPSVGSWVTYGLGSGNQNLPAFVALCPGGYPIQESQNWQAGFLPGVYQATHIDTQHESIDRLIENIENKRTSRSDQRQQLDLLLELNAQHAASRQDDPQLEAQINSFELAYRMQMEATDAFDVTREPQHIRDFYGSGVQGRQMLIARRLVERGVRFVQVWHGHGQPWDNHDDIASLHRKLANECDRAIGALLADLKQRGLLDETLVLWGGEFGRTPVVELPKEGLNEGKMNGRDHNHHGFTVWMAGGGVRGGYIHGATDEFGFKAEEKPMHVHDLHATMLHCLGFDHEKLTYRYAGRDFRLTDVHGQVVRELLV from the coding sequence ATGTCTATCTGCTCAATGCCTGTTGTCTCTCGTCGCGATTTCTTCGCCAAATGCGGGATGGGAATGGGCGGATTGATGCTCAGTGGGTTACAGAGCGAATCTGCTCTTGCTGCTGCCGATCAACTGGCGACCAGGACTCCCCACTTTGCGGGGAAGGCGAAGCACGTTATCCATTTGTTCATGAATGGGGGGCCCTCGCATCTCGACACCTTCGATCCGAAACCGATCCTCAATAAGTATGCCGGCAAGCCGCTGCCTTACGAGAATTTGAAATCGGAGCGTCCCACGGGGGGCGTGCTCGCTTCGCCATTTAAATTCAATCGCTACGGTGAGAGCGGCATTGAGGTTAGCGAATTGTTTCCGCATGTCGCTGAGCGAATTGACGACATCTCGGTGGTGCGTTCGATGTATGCCGACGTGCCGAATCATGAGCCATCGTTGATGCTGATGAATTGCGGCGATGGGCGGCTGATTCGACCGAGTGTTGGTTCTTGGGTGACCTATGGCCTAGGAAGCGGCAATCAAAACTTGCCAGCCTTCGTGGCGTTGTGCCCCGGTGGTTATCCGATTCAAGAATCACAGAATTGGCAGGCCGGATTTTTGCCCGGTGTTTATCAGGCGACTCACATTGACACCCAACACGAGAGCATTGACCGGCTGATCGAGAATATCGAAAACAAGCGCACTTCCCGCAGCGATCAACGACAGCAACTGGATCTGCTATTGGAACTCAATGCGCAACATGCCGCGAGTCGGCAGGATGACCCACAACTGGAGGCCCAGATCAATTCGTTTGAGTTGGCTTATCGAATGCAGATGGAAGCGACCGACGCGTTTGATGTTACGCGTGAGCCGCAACACATTCGCGATTTTTATGGCTCCGGAGTGCAAGGTCGGCAGATGTTGATTGCCCGCCGTTTGGTGGAGCGCGGTGTGCGGTTTGTACAAGTCTGGCACGGCCACGGTCAACCCTGGGACAATCACGATGACATAGCTAGCCTGCATCGCAAATTGGCGAATGAGTGCGACCGGGCGATTGGTGCGCTATTGGCCGATCTCAAGCAGCGTGGGTTGTTGGATGAAACGCTCGTTCTCTGGGGGGGCGAGTTTGGCCGCACGCCGGTGGTAGAACTCCCCAAAGAGGGTCTCAACGAAGGCAAGATGAACGGTCGTGATCACAACCACCACGGGTTCACGGTGTGGATGGCGGGTGGTGGAGTGCGCGGCGGATATATTCACGGTGCAACCGATGAGTTTGGTTTCAAAGCCGAGGAAAAGCCGATGCATGTTCACGACCTGCACGCCACGATGTTGCATTGCCTGGGCTTCGATCACGAGAAGCTGACGTATCGCTACGCGGGACGCGACTTCCGACTCACCGACGTGCATGGTCAGGTGGTGAGAGAGTTGCTGGTGTGA
- a CDS encoding PSD1 and planctomycete cytochrome C domain-containing protein: MCRLVARILFVPCLVLNCGLGASADESSVGIELFENRIRPVLVESCFQCHSVDADEVEGELTLDNRAAVLRGGRSGAIITPGDPAASRLLRALRYDDPQLQMPPEGKLPEAVIADFERWIELGAPDPRDGSAATLETIASRAELHWAFKLPVRPALPDLENAWATNSLDKLISAELTRAGLSPAAQASRGELIRRLYFDLVGLPPSWEQVQAFEANDSPDAYHKLVDELLDSPKFGERWARHWLDVARFADTKGYVFTADRNFPNAYKYRDWVIGAFNDDLPIDQFMMYQIAADSLIKGDEERQHLAAQGYVTLGRRFINNPHDIIADRIDVVFRGMMGITVACARCHDHKFDPITDEDYYALYGMFASSEELQDEDLPLRLVDKAKPQNVGVFIRGNAQNRSKPIARGFPKFFTVSAQPVTSGSGRLELARAIASPENPLTARVFVNRVWGHLFGEQLVGTASDFGLRSDIPRQQAVLDLLATDFMSKGWSLKWLVRELVTSSTYRQSSQADPATLAADPENQLWGRMNRRRRDFEALRDGLLAVSGRLEERVGGESERIDTEEGGARRSLYAHIDRQNLPGVFRAFDFASPDTHSPERAHTLVPQQALFLLNNPMMQIVARDLVSHLTSDEPSERIAELYRRVLTREPSASEIEQALVFLNRGDPQPLPADEWSFGYGKIKLVSNRANVAIVPLAHFVENRWQAKNEFPEQEFGYVSVTPEGGHPGNKSDCCSIRRWTAPEGGKLLITGEIERPSENGDGIETTIVSSRLGVIASWIVEQGKKVTRVELPVVESDETIDFVVGCRGNAGWDTFQWKVALSLESGSGMQHWSSQQDFHGPQPEPLDLWTQFAQVLLVSNEFLFID; the protein is encoded by the coding sequence ATGTGTCGGCTTGTCGCAAGAATTCTGTTCGTTCCTTGTCTGGTATTGAATTGTGGACTCGGGGCAAGCGCCGACGAATCTTCGGTAGGCATCGAGCTGTTCGAGAATCGAATTCGGCCAGTACTCGTCGAATCATGTTTCCAATGCCATTCGGTCGATGCCGACGAAGTCGAGGGGGAGCTGACGCTGGATAATCGCGCAGCCGTACTGCGCGGCGGACGATCTGGTGCGATAATCACACCGGGCGATCCTGCTGCTAGTCGGCTGCTTCGCGCTCTTCGTTATGACGATCCTCAGCTGCAAATGCCTCCGGAGGGAAAACTGCCGGAGGCGGTGATCGCTGATTTTGAGCGGTGGATAGAACTCGGTGCACCTGATCCTCGGGACGGGAGCGCGGCTACTCTGGAGACGATTGCCTCACGTGCCGAGTTGCACTGGGCATTTAAGCTGCCGGTGCGACCTGCTCTGCCAGATCTGGAAAATGCGTGGGCAACCAACTCGCTCGATAAACTGATTTCGGCGGAGCTAACTCGAGCTGGTCTTTCTCCAGCAGCTCAGGCTTCGCGCGGTGAACTCATTCGTCGCCTCTATTTCGATCTGGTGGGTTTGCCGCCCAGTTGGGAACAGGTGCAAGCATTTGAAGCGAACGATTCGCCGGATGCCTATCACAAATTGGTCGACGAATTGCTTGACTCGCCGAAGTTTGGCGAGCGTTGGGCGCGGCATTGGCTCGATGTGGCCCGGTTTGCTGACACCAAGGGTTATGTGTTCACAGCAGATCGTAACTTTCCTAACGCCTACAAGTATCGTGACTGGGTGATCGGGGCTTTCAACGACGACCTGCCGATCGATCAGTTTATGATGTACCAGATCGCGGCCGATTCCCTGATAAAGGGGGATGAAGAGCGGCAGCACTTGGCGGCGCAAGGGTATGTCACGCTTGGTCGAAGGTTTATCAACAATCCGCATGACATCATCGCCGACCGCATCGATGTGGTATTTCGAGGGATGATGGGAATAACTGTCGCTTGTGCGCGGTGTCATGACCATAAGTTCGATCCGATCACGGATGAAGATTACTACGCACTCTACGGTATGTTCGCCAGTTCGGAAGAGTTGCAAGATGAGGATTTGCCACTGCGATTGGTGGACAAGGCCAAGCCACAAAACGTGGGCGTATTCATTCGAGGTAATGCCCAGAATCGTAGCAAACCGATCGCGCGGGGATTTCCGAAATTTTTCACAGTTTCAGCGCAGCCCGTAACCTCTGGCAGTGGCAGGTTGGAGCTCGCGCGAGCGATCGCCAGTCCCGAGAATCCGCTAACGGCGCGGGTATTTGTGAACCGGGTGTGGGGACACCTGTTTGGTGAGCAGCTTGTCGGCACGGCAAGTGATTTCGGGCTCCGTAGCGATATTCCTCGGCAGCAAGCGGTGCTCGATTTGTTGGCCACTGATTTCATGAGCAAAGGTTGGTCGCTCAAGTGGCTGGTGCGGGAATTGGTCACCTCGAGTACCTATCGCCAATCCTCGCAGGCTGACCCCGCTACGCTGGCCGCCGACCCCGAGAACCAGTTGTGGGGTCGGATGAATCGGCGTCGGCGTGACTTTGAGGCGCTGCGTGATGGATTGCTTGCAGTCTCGGGGCGTCTGGAAGAGCGAGTAGGAGGTGAGTCGGAGCGGATTGATACCGAAGAGGGAGGAGCGCGGCGCTCCCTTTACGCCCACATCGATCGACAGAATCTTCCTGGAGTGTTCCGTGCCTTCGACTTCGCGAGTCCCGACACTCACTCGCCGGAGAGGGCGCATACCCTCGTTCCTCAGCAAGCACTTTTTTTACTCAATAATCCGATGATGCAAATAGTAGCCCGGGACTTGGTTTCGCATTTAACTTCTGACGAGCCTAGCGAGCGAATTGCGGAGCTCTATCGCCGAGTGTTGACGCGAGAACCGAGCGCAAGCGAAATAGAACAGGCCCTAGTATTTCTCAATCGAGGTGATCCTCAGCCCTTGCCAGCCGACGAATGGAGTTTCGGCTACGGCAAAATCAAGTTAGTCAGCAATCGTGCCAACGTGGCGATTGTGCCCCTCGCGCACTTCGTCGAAAACCGCTGGCAGGCGAAAAACGAGTTTCCGGAACAAGAATTCGGGTACGTCTCGGTGACACCCGAAGGAGGGCATCCCGGCAACAAGAGTGATTGTTGCTCGATACGGCGCTGGACGGCACCGGAGGGTGGCAAGTTGTTGATCACTGGCGAGATTGAGCGTCCCAGTGAAAATGGGGATGGGATCGAGACGACGATTGTTTCTTCTCGGCTTGGAGTGATTGCCAGTTGGATTGTCGAGCAAGGCAAAAAAGTGACTCGCGTTGAGTTGCCGGTGGTGGAATCTGACGAGACGATTGATTTTGTCGTGGGTTGCCGAGGCAATGCAGGTTGGGATACTTTTCAATGGAAGGTTGCGCTTTCCTTGGAATCAGGCTCAGGGATGCAACATTGGTCGTCGCAGCAAGATTTTCATGGCCCACAACCTGAGCCGCTCGATCTGTGGACCCAGTTTGCTCAAGTGCTGTTGGTATCGAACGAGTTCCTGTTTATCGACTGA
- a CDS encoding class I SAM-dependent methyltransferase → MNGVTQEQVVAGQAVYSPRTLSIYDWVVLGFSNRLVWRCPTWRLLEHYNQHVTSNHLDVGVGTGYFLDCCQFLSADPRIGLMDLNANALAYAAERIARYRPETYRQNVLETIEAEMPKFDSVGVNYLLHCLPGTMDTKGVVFDHLQAVMNPNGVLFGSTLLQGGVPRNFLAKRVMRYYNQQGIFSNDKDDLDGVKKALGARFAEVSVEVLGCAAVFVARGVR, encoded by the coding sequence GTGAATGGTGTAACTCAGGAGCAGGTTGTCGCGGGGCAGGCGGTTTATTCGCCGCGGACGCTTTCGATTTATGACTGGGTGGTGTTGGGGTTCTCGAATCGTCTGGTTTGGCGGTGCCCGACGTGGCGATTGCTCGAGCATTACAACCAGCACGTTACATCGAATCACTTGGATGTGGGAGTGGGGACAGGGTACTTTCTTGATTGCTGCCAATTTCTCTCGGCCGACCCCCGCATTGGATTGATGGATCTTAACGCGAATGCCTTGGCGTATGCTGCGGAGCGGATTGCGCGGTACCGACCGGAAACTTACCGCCAGAATGTGTTGGAAACCATTGAAGCTGAGATGCCCAAGTTTGATTCGGTTGGCGTCAACTATCTGCTGCATTGCCTTCCTGGCACGATGGATACCAAAGGAGTAGTTTTCGATCATCTGCAGGCTGTGATGAATCCGAATGGAGTGCTATTTGGTTCGACACTATTGCAAGGGGGCGTACCGCGAAACTTTCTGGCGAAGCGAGTGATGCGATATTACAACCAGCAGGGAATTTTTTCCAATGATAAGGATGATTTGGATGGAGTGAAGAAAGCTCTTGGAGCACGATTTGCAGAGGTATCGGTTGAAGTGCTGGGGTGTGCAGCTGTGTTTGTGGCGAGGGGAGTACGCTAG